In a single window of the Streptomyces sp. NBC_00285 genome:
- a CDS encoding NPP1 family protein, with protein sequence MRTLKSLATVLGALALVVAIPATAHANVLTLLPQNADSLEQTYSPAYDYDGDGCYATAAIGADGTLNPGLKLGGDVNGKCHDYAQLANANTYSRAKCNNGWCAVMYASYFEKDQATLGPAAIGHTHDWEHVVVWVSDNLVQYVSVSQHSGYQVAARSAVRFDGTHPKIVYHKDGVSTHCFRFASGNDEAPENATGGWFFPRLVGWNGYPAGYRDKLVAADFGSATLKIDDGDFSYALAHSKPSGIGFDPYA encoded by the coding sequence ATGCGCACGTTGAAGTCCCTGGCCACGGTTCTGGGCGCACTGGCGCTCGTCGTGGCGATCCCCGCGACCGCCCACGCGAACGTCCTGACCCTGCTCCCCCAGAACGCCGACAGCCTGGAGCAGACCTACTCCCCCGCCTACGACTACGACGGCGACGGCTGCTACGCGACCGCCGCCATCGGGGCCGACGGCACGCTCAACCCCGGCCTCAAGCTCGGCGGCGACGTCAACGGCAAGTGCCACGACTACGCCCAACTGGCCAACGCCAACACGTACTCACGGGCGAAGTGCAACAACGGCTGGTGTGCCGTGATGTACGCCAGCTACTTCGAGAAGGACCAGGCCACGCTGGGTCCCGCGGCCATCGGGCACACCCACGACTGGGAGCACGTCGTGGTGTGGGTCTCCGACAACCTGGTCCAGTACGTGTCGGTGTCCCAGCACTCGGGCTACCAGGTGGCCGCGCGCTCAGCGGTGCGGTTCGACGGCACCCATCCGAAGATCGTCTACCACAAGGACGGCGTCTCGACCCACTGCTTCCGGTTCGCGAGCGGTAACGACGAGGCGCCGGAGAACGCCACCGGCGGCTGGTTCTTCCCGCGGCTGGTCGGCTGGAACGGCTATCCCGCCGGGTACCGCGACAAGCTCGTGGCCGCCGACTTCGGCTCTGCCACGCTGAAGATCGACGACGGCGACTTCTCGTACGCACTCGCACACTCCAAGCCGTCCGGGATCGGCTTCGATCCGTACGCGTGA
- a CDS encoding glycoside hydrolase family 19 protein gives MSASLRAGRFAVFAVLAAVLTALLAVTPAHAASGTITGFAGKCVDVAGASTANGTAVQLYDCNGTGAQIWSNSGDGTLRALGKCLDVADRSTADGAAVQLWDCSGGTNQQWVVSAARDIVNPAADKCLDVRDNNSANGTRLQIWTCAGTANQKWNAPASGGGSTPSGFVVSEAQFNQMFPNRNSFYTYSGLVAALSAYPGFATTGSDTVRKQEAAAFLANVNHETGGLVYVVEQNTANYPTYCDWNQPYGCPAGQAAYYGRGPIQLSWNFNYKAAGDALGIDLLNNPWLVQNDSAVAWKTGLWYWNTQSGPGTMTPHNAMVNQAGFGQTIRSINGSLECDGRNPAQVQSRVDAYNRFTSILGVSPGGNLYC, from the coding sequence ATGTCCGCATCCCTCCGCGCAGGTCGCTTCGCGGTCTTCGCCGTCCTCGCGGCCGTGCTCACCGCACTGCTCGCGGTGACACCCGCACACGCCGCCTCCGGCACCATCACCGGCTTCGCCGGCAAGTGCGTCGACGTGGCGGGCGCGAGCACCGCCAACGGCACGGCCGTACAGCTCTACGACTGCAACGGCACCGGTGCGCAGATCTGGTCCAACTCAGGTGACGGGACCCTGCGGGCGCTCGGCAAGTGTCTGGACGTCGCCGACCGCAGCACCGCCGACGGGGCGGCCGTACAGCTGTGGGACTGCTCCGGCGGCACCAACCAGCAGTGGGTGGTCTCCGCCGCGCGCGACATCGTCAACCCGGCCGCCGACAAGTGCCTGGACGTCCGGGACAACAACAGCGCCAACGGCACCCGGCTGCAGATCTGGACCTGCGCCGGAACCGCCAACCAGAAGTGGAACGCGCCCGCGAGCGGAGGCGGAAGCACGCCCTCCGGATTCGTCGTCAGCGAGGCGCAGTTCAACCAGATGTTCCCGAACCGGAACTCCTTCTACACCTACAGCGGCCTGGTCGCGGCGCTGAGCGCCTACCCCGGCTTCGCCACCACGGGCAGCGACACGGTCAGGAAGCAGGAGGCGGCGGCCTTCCTCGCCAACGTCAACCACGAGACCGGCGGTTTGGTGTACGTCGTCGAGCAGAACACCGCCAACTACCCGACGTACTGCGACTGGAACCAGCCCTACGGCTGCCCGGCCGGGCAGGCCGCCTACTACGGTCGCGGCCCCATCCAGCTGTCGTGGAACTTCAACTACAAGGCAGCGGGCGACGCGTTGGGGATCGACCTGCTCAACAACCCCTGGCTGGTGCAGAACGACTCGGCCGTGGCCTGGAAGACCGGCCTGTGGTACTGGAACACCCAGTCCGGCCCCGGCACCATGACCCCGCACAACGCCATGGTCAACCAGGCCGGCTTCGGCCAGACGATCCGCTCCATCAACGGCTCCCTGGAGTGCGACGGCCGCAACCCGGCCCAGGTGCAGAGCCGCGTCGACGCCTACAACCGGTTCACGTCGATCCTCGGGGTGAGCCCCGGCGGCAACCTCTACTGCTGA
- a CDS encoding Rrf2 family transcriptional regulator → MTSSPSPVNGPRILAARPPSTSSNGVGPHGGWTLTRAPADITLGDVWRAIQGNDPVLALHAAAPDCLVGRSVHSSLADLERRTARAVEDELDRVTLEDLVRDAVAAIAAAAATES, encoded by the coding sequence ATGACCAGCTCGCCCTCGCCGGTGAACGGTCCCAGGATCCTGGCGGCCAGGCCGCCGTCGACCAGCAGCAACGGCGTGGGGCCGCACGGCGGCTGGACACTCACCCGTGCCCCGGCCGACATCACCCTCGGCGACGTGTGGCGGGCCATCCAGGGAAACGATCCGGTGCTCGCCCTGCACGCCGCGGCCCCCGACTGCCTCGTCGGCCGGTCGGTGCACTCCTCACTCGCCGACCTCGAGCGCCGCACAGCGCGCGCCGTCGAAGACGAACTCGACCGCGTGACGCTCGAAGACCTCGTCCGCGACGCAGTCGCCGCGATCGCTGCGGCCGCTGCGACGGAGTCCTAG